DNA from Carassius gibelio isolate Cgi1373 ecotype wild population from Czech Republic chromosome B8, carGib1.2-hapl.c, whole genome shotgun sequence:
AGTCTGTAGTTTTCAGTGTGCTGGTGTTTATATGTGTTGTTTGTTTTCATCATGCTCTCATCATATGGAGGAAGAGACAAGCTGCTGGTAAATATTCTTTAAAGTCCAATTCGTTTAATTTAATGCTCACTTAAAAGAGAAAACCAAACATCAGTTCCTTTAGACACCATATGCcctttctgtgtgtgagtgagtgtgtgtgtgtgtgtgtattcctatGAAGATGCTTTGCCACCCCATAACCCTGCAGAAAGGAACTACCactcaaaatacacacacaatgatGGACATATTTACTGAAATATTGACTGAAatcaagattatttaaatattatcatatatatacataaatattattagattatttaatATATCTCTCTTTTGCCATGAGTTAGTTATGCATAAAGTTATACTAAAAAAAACAGTGGTTGGTTATATGCACAGTTAAAATTTCAGGTTTCTGAGATGAATGCAAGTGATATCCATGCAAGTAAAATTTGACAATTTAAagaaaaatttatttgaaattgtattatAATAAGACATGCATAATGCAATCATGAAAATTTCAAAAAGTCTTTCAGTACTAATGAAATAAATATCGAGATGGTTGCTGTAATGACATTTGCAATGACAACCCATTTGCAAGACCTGAATGGGCAGTAGCAGGAAATAAAACTGTACAAGATATTTATTTGAGGCCATAAATCtttcaatttttttcttgttctgaaactaaaaagagaaacaaattaaAGTTCAGATATAatgtgattttaatttattttgttgctaaatgtagaaataacattgtattaagttatttttatacatttcaaataaacactatgAAACTTACTTGAAGTAGGTGAATATCCAATTTGATGTGAAGTACTGGAGACTGGTCCTTGAAGAAGAGTTACACCATGATAAAggttaacttttttatttgatttgatcttCTATAGCCTGTTATTTTTTTCCCAGGTGCAATAAACTTTAGGTTGCTTTTCTCTAAAAgcattaaagagcaggtcatatggtattttaaagtgtcctaatattgtgttggagtcCCCTACAACAGGATTAAGATCATCTAaggtcagaaaacattgtcattttctcagaatatacatttaatattagagtCATTTGCTAATGATTAGGAGATGATTAGTTCCAAGCAAGTTTGGAGCAAACCCCTCCCTTCCTGTAACTtaatctgctctgattggtcagctggccaagcCTGTTGTGATTGGCACAGAGAGGAGTCATTGAGCCAGTTAGCTATCGCTACCATTGACAAAACaccttaaaaaaacaataatatagtgcTACAATATAGTGGTACACTTTCAATTCATTGCTCAATGCAATGATACCTTCAAAATGGTGCCTTTGTGACGTCACACATAATAAACGACTGACAAATACCGATTTCACAATGATTATAAAGTCTGTGTGCTACActacattctttattattaaaagaaGTACTTAGAACAACATCAGTCTACAATAATTAACACATTCTTAGGAATAGGTTTACTACTACTTCAGAACTACTTCAGTTAGACGTGCCTGGAATCCTAAAGCTGCATTAGGTATACATCACATATcagcacaaaaacatttttaaagcactCAGTTGAAAATGTACATAACGTATTAGTCCAATCTTAGAAAGAAGATTATAAATCAGCGAAGATAAAAGccaagattagaaaagcagttcTTGGTAAAATGACATGCACACAACAAAAGGTTGTAATTGTATTTCTTTGGTATCCTTGAACACGGCGTCTTCTCAACATCATATAAACACACTAATAACGGAAGTATTTGTGGGAAGGTCAGACTCTGTTCATATTTTGCGGACAGGTGGGGATTATACAAATGTGTCCCAGTGACATTTACCGGTAACAGGCAAAAGATTCGAAAATAGGACAACTCGTCAAAGCGATTCAGAAACAACTCTCAATCTCTTTTGAGAGAAAATATCTTTATCATGCACTTTCTTGATTAAAAACTTTGCAGGTTGTTTTCATTTAAGGATAGCTACATTCTAAACCGCAATagagatatttttcaaaaacccatatgacctgctctttaagaaTGAAAACTTTCTACAGATCAGTTACCAACAGCTCGTCTCTTCCTCCACTGGATGAGTGCAGTTATGATGAGAACAGCCACACACATGGACAGCAGCACACTGATAATTATAGACAGAGCAGAGGATCCAAAGTCAGTTTTTTCTAGATCCTcatctgtggtaaaaaaaaaacaaaacaaaaaaaaacaagaaaatcagtcagaaaataaaagtttaaacttTTGAGATTTAGATTTTGACTTACATGAGGAAACAATTTATATGAAGAAACAGATTTGCACTGTTACAGCTGGAGAAAGCTTAGTTGTTGGACCTCAGATGAGcaatatacaaataaacgtgAACTGACCACAttgtatatatatgaaaaaaaaagttagattgtTTGCTAGTTTTCTTTACCAAAAGCAATGTCCAGTTTGTTGTCCAGGTCTAGGTAGTTTGCTGTGCATTTGTAATATGTGTCATGTAGTTCTTCTTCATTGATCACCAAACTCTTCCTCATCTGGTATGTTCCGTCTCCGTTGGGCAGAGTCTCTCCTCctgtgatctgatcatcatccacAGGCTGACCATCTCTGAACAGGGTCAGGTTAATGTGCCGGGGGTAAAAACCAGTGGCCAGACAGCTGATCTGAAGCCCTTGAGAGTCTGTAAGAGGCTTTCTAAAGAGTCTGACCTTGGGTTTCACTTTGGAAAGGAAGGTTAGAAAGAGTAGACagttatttgacaaaattatatgCATAATTTCTTTGGTAATAAGAGTCTTTGTAAAATATCCTAAACAtttagggccctataatacacccggcacaatgcaatgcaaggcgcagcacaagtgtgttttcTAGTTTCAATCCGGCGCTGTTCGCATTTTCCAACTTACATCTTCGCATCAcagtgttcttttctttttccaggAATGCCCGCAAAGTCTTCATGCAAACAGGATGATAAATATGTTCATACAGAAACTTCACATGAATCCATTCCACCTGACCCATGCCTTTTATTCTCATCCATGGTAAATTAATTTGCATAGTTCTTTTTACCACATCAAAGGTGAACTCTTCAGTATTTTGTCCATTAAA
Protein-coding regions in this window:
- the LOC127964104 gene encoding HLA class I histocompatibility antigen, alpha chain F-like, whose protein sequence is MQINLPWMRIKGMGQVEWIHVKFLYEHIYHPVCMKTLRAFLEKEKNTVMRRLKPKVRLFRKPLTDSQGLQISCLATGFYPRHINLTLFRDGQPVDDDQITGGETLPNGDGTYQMRKSLVINEEELHDTYYKCTANYLDLDNKLDIAFDEDLEKTDFGSSALSIIISVLLSMCVAVLIITALIQWRKRRAVGPVSSTSHQIGYSPTSISEQEKN